The Algoriphagus sp. TR-M9 genome has a window encoding:
- a CDS encoding TonB-dependent receptor domain-containing protein: protein MKKILILCFCWFTSFCAFSQSTIQGKLVDQSENLPLEYASVAVYLQADSSLVNGVVSDADGAFSIAGLKAGQYYLLTQFLGYKTKVISNLNLQKGQRLELGDIFMDPDQQLLTEVEVSGRKFSVMNQVDRQVFNTDNFLSSQGGTASDLLRNLPSLSISPQGEISVRGSTGFVVMVNGKPTQSNPEALLAQLPANSIERIELVTSPSAKYDPEGKAGIINIITKKGVTDGTFVQVNARLGMPSIEPYDNQDNPQRYGADFTVNHKKGKWDLSLGASFLRDDINGRREGNVYTMSGDTTTYFPSDGERSTDAKTYSGRFTLGFVPNEANDFSLGFYAGKKTADRTADILYYDNHAEVDGERLYTMQYYNENLRIRRGDFVLGSVDYKHTFANSAQLATSFLYEYTMLGGPTTNRNLGYPDTSIIYQDEYNTNDNPLHGTRLQLDYQAAPKDFGTLEFGYQYRLLNHTGDFVYERKNNETGAFELVSEFSSRVDLKRKLHSGYGQLTGAKGQWSYAAGARLEVMDRNLDLQDKAGTVDTTYRYDFVKVYPSASIQYSFSDEFQLKTSYSKRVERTTTFKMNPFPEREHSETLEQGDPTLLPEFVDLVELGMVKTFDDNSLSVTSYFRNVQNLVNRVNTVYNDTILNRIYSNVGTGRSYGLEVGLELNPKDWWQIFAGANVYHYSINGEFDGFPIETNSWLYTINGNTSFSFGNNWEAQLAVNYRSKAITAQGEDSRFLSPNLNIRKTFLDDRLSATLQWLNMDMGLLKSNEQRITTWRESEFYTTTNYVYEVDVIQLNLSYTFNKLKNKSRFVKSEFGEKEF from the coding sequence ATGAAAAAGATTCTAATTCTCTGTTTTTGCTGGTTCACCTCCTTTTGTGCTTTTAGCCAATCCACTATCCAGGGAAAACTCGTGGATCAATCTGAAAACTTACCTTTAGAATATGCCAGCGTTGCTGTTTACCTACAAGCAGACAGCAGCCTGGTAAATGGAGTAGTCAGCGATGCCGATGGAGCATTTTCTATTGCTGGATTAAAAGCTGGCCAATATTACCTGCTCACGCAGTTTTTAGGATATAAAACAAAGGTAATTTCCAATCTGAACCTCCAAAAAGGACAAAGACTAGAGTTAGGGGATATTTTCATGGATCCGGATCAGCAGCTTTTGACCGAGGTGGAAGTATCTGGCAGGAAATTCTCAGTAATGAATCAGGTGGACAGACAGGTGTTTAATACGGACAATTTCCTCTCCAGTCAAGGAGGGACAGCTTCTGATCTGCTGCGCAATTTACCCTCCCTTAGCATCAGTCCCCAAGGGGAAATATCAGTTCGAGGCAGCACTGGATTTGTGGTGATGGTCAATGGAAAGCCAACTCAGTCCAATCCCGAGGCCCTTCTGGCCCAGCTCCCGGCAAACTCCATAGAAAGAATAGAATTGGTCACTTCACCCTCAGCTAAATATGACCCTGAGGGCAAAGCCGGAATTATCAATATCATTACTAAGAAAGGAGTTACCGATGGAACTTTTGTCCAGGTAAACGCCAGGCTGGGAATGCCCAGCATAGAGCCTTATGATAATCAGGACAATCCTCAACGGTATGGGGCTGATTTCACCGTCAATCATAAAAAAGGGAAATGGGACCTTTCCCTAGGGGCTAGCTTCCTGCGCGATGACATCAATGGGCGTAGAGAAGGAAATGTGTATACCATGAGCGGTGATACTACTACCTATTTCCCATCAGATGGAGAGAGAAGCACCGATGCCAAAACCTATTCCGGAAGATTTACCCTGGGCTTTGTTCCTAATGAAGCCAATGACTTTAGTCTGGGCTTTTATGCTGGAAAGAAAACAGCAGACAGGACTGCAGATATTCTTTACTATGACAATCATGCCGAAGTAGATGGGGAGCGCTTGTACACCATGCAGTATTATAACGAAAACCTAAGAATCCGACGCGGAGACTTTGTACTCGGCAGTGTGGATTATAAACATACCTTTGCTAATTCTGCCCAATTAGCTACCTCCTTTCTCTACGAGTACACCATGCTGGGCGGCCCCACCACCAATCGGAATCTAGGCTACCCGGATACCAGTATCATTTATCAGGACGAATACAATACCAATGACAATCCTTTGCACGGCACCCGGCTACAGCTGGATTATCAGGCTGCGCCAAAGGATTTCGGAACCTTGGAATTTGGGTATCAATACAGGCTGCTCAATCACACCGGGGATTTTGTCTATGAGCGAAAAAACAATGAAACCGGAGCGTTTGAACTGGTCTCAGAGTTCTCAAGTAGAGTAGACTTGAAGAGAAAACTGCATTCTGGATACGGACAGTTGACTGGAGCCAAAGGTCAATGGAGCTACGCAGCTGGAGCCAGGCTGGAGGTAATGGACAGAAACTTAGACCTTCAGGACAAAGCTGGCACCGTGGACACCACTTATCGCTATGACTTTGTGAAAGTATACCCTTCTGCGAGCATTCAGTATTCATTTTCGGATGAGTTTCAGTTGAAAACCTCCTATTCCAAACGTGTGGAGCGAACCACCACCTTCAAGATGAATCCATTTCCGGAACGCGAACATTCAGAAACCTTAGAACAGGGAGACCCTACCCTCCTACCGGAATTTGTAGATTTGGTAGAATTGGGTATGGTAAAAACATTTGATGATAACTCACTCAGTGTCACCAGCTATTTCAGAAATGTGCAGAACTTGGTCAACCGAGTAAACACCGTGTACAACGACACCATCTTAAACAGGATTTACTCCAATGTGGGTACCGGCAGATCTTATGGACTAGAAGTAGGGCTCGAGCTAAACCCGAAGGACTGGTGGCAGATTTTTGCAGGAGCAAATGTGTATCACTATAGTATCAACGGGGAGTTTGACGGCTTCCCTATCGAAACGAACAGCTGGCTTTATACCATCAACGGAAACACCAGTTTTTCCTTTGGCAATAACTGGGAGGCGCAACTAGCTGTCAATTATAGATCAAAGGCAATCACCGCCCAAGGCGAAGACTCTAGATTCTTATCCCCTAATTTAAACATCCGTAAAACATTCCTCGATGATCGCCTTAGCGCAACCCTCCAATGGCTAAATATGGATATGGGCCTTCTCAAATCCAACGAGCAGCGGATCACTACTTGGCGGGAGTCAGAATTCTACACGACTACCAACTATGTGTACGAAGTGGATGTCATCCAGCTAAACTTAAGTTACACTTTCAATAAGCTGAAGAATAAATCCAGATTTGTTAAGAGTGAATTTGGTGAGAAGGAGTTTTAA
- a CDS encoding MATE family efflux transporter → MNWQLIKDALQGKEQDFTSLSLKTAIFILAIPMILEMMMESAFAVVDIFFVAKLGEHAIATVGLTESVVVLVYAMGFGISMAATALISRRFGEKEYLEAGAAAFQLLLVGGAISIVLGVLGWIFAPDVLLLMGAEPEVIQTGVNYTRIIFAGNTAIMLLFLLNGAFRGAGQAHHAMRSLWIANGLNMILDPVLIFGVGSIPGFGLEGAAIATTLGRGIGVLYQLYHLFNGKHKLKILKENLVISWEIIKKIMEIAVGGMGQFLIDSVSWIALTRMNAEFGSASLAGFTIAFRVLIFTLLPAWGLSGAASTLVGQNLGAKQPDRAEKAVWLTTRYTVIFMASVTGVYLLFNQQLAGFFTDIPEVQAVAAQGLWVVVLGYVFFAVGMVLTQAFNGAGDTKTPAWINIGVLWFIEIPLAYVLAFPFGLAHLGIFISIAFSHSFHSLVSLFFFRKGKWKLVDV, encoded by the coding sequence ATGAATTGGCAATTAATCAAAGATGCCTTACAGGGCAAAGAGCAGGATTTTACGAGTCTTTCGTTGAAAACGGCCATTTTTATTCTGGCCATTCCCATGATATTGGAAATGATGATGGAGTCAGCTTTTGCGGTGGTTGATATCTTTTTCGTGGCCAAGCTGGGAGAACATGCCATTGCTACTGTGGGGTTGACTGAATCTGTAGTGGTTTTGGTCTATGCCATGGGTTTTGGGATTAGTATGGCTGCTACTGCTTTAATTTCCAGAAGATTTGGTGAAAAGGAATATCTAGAAGCGGGTGCTGCGGCTTTTCAGCTTCTGCTGGTGGGAGGTGCCATATCTATCGTTTTGGGAGTATTGGGGTGGATTTTTGCGCCGGATGTGCTTTTGCTAATGGGAGCAGAGCCTGAGGTCATACAGACAGGCGTGAATTATACCAGAATCATCTTTGCCGGAAATACTGCCATCATGCTACTTTTCCTCTTGAATGGGGCTTTTCGAGGTGCTGGTCAGGCACATCATGCGATGCGTTCACTTTGGATTGCCAATGGCCTGAATATGATTTTGGATCCTGTCCTGATTTTTGGGGTGGGAAGTATCCCGGGGTTTGGACTGGAAGGAGCTGCCATAGCCACTACCCTTGGGCGAGGAATTGGCGTGCTGTATCAGTTGTACCATCTTTTTAACGGAAAACACAAGCTTAAAATCCTAAAAGAAAATCTGGTGATTTCATGGGAAATCATCAAGAAAATCATGGAGATAGCTGTAGGGGGCATGGGGCAGTTCCTCATAGACTCGGTGTCTTGGATAGCCTTGACCCGTATGAATGCAGAGTTTGGTTCAGCTTCCTTGGCTGGATTTACCATAGCTTTTAGAGTGTTGATTTTCACACTTTTACCAGCCTGGGGTTTATCTGGGGCTGCATCCACTTTGGTAGGCCAAAACCTAGGGGCAAAGCAACCTGATCGAGCTGAAAAAGCGGTTTGGTTGACCACACGATATACGGTGATTTTCATGGCCTCTGTGACCGGGGTTTATTTGCTGTTCAACCAGCAACTGGCAGGTTTTTTCACGGATATTCCTGAAGTACAAGCGGTGGCTGCTCAGGGGCTCTGGGTGGTAGTTTTGGGCTATGTTTTCTTTGCCGTAGGCATGGTCCTCACGCAGGCCTTTAATGGAGCCGGAGATACTAAAACCCCAGCATGGATCAACATAGGTGTGCTGTGGTTTATAGAGATTCCGCTGGCATATGTGCTGGCTTTCCCTTTTGGATTGGCCCATTTAGGGATTTTTATTTCTATTGCTTTTAGTCATAGTTTTCATTCATTGGTGTCACTGTTTTTCTTCAGAAAGGGGAAATGGAAGCTGGTGGATGTTTAG
- a CDS encoding 6-phosphogluconolactonase, with the protein MKVYNCKSFEEMSLLGAELVHAEVEIKPDLLFCAASGSSPTGLYQLMEKRHLDSPDFFEWMNVIKLDEWVGLNEESTFTSEYDIQQKLIKKLDIKEDRYISFAVECEDPELECDRVQDKIAEFAGIDICILGIGINGHIALNEPAAFLQPDCHVAKLHSVTLESGMIEQVGVPLSQGMTLGVGNILASKMVILFVTGKGKKPALDKLLEGKIRTDLPASLLWLHPNAHVIVDRKSMS; encoded by the coding sequence ATGAAAGTTTACAATTGCAAAAGCTTTGAAGAAATGTCTCTGTTGGGAGCCGAACTGGTACATGCGGAGGTGGAGATTAAACCGGATCTGCTTTTTTGCGCGGCCAGTGGAAGTTCTCCTACCGGATTGTATCAGTTGATGGAGAAAAGGCATTTGGATTCACCGGATTTTTTCGAGTGGATGAATGTGATCAAGCTGGATGAATGGGTGGGACTGAATGAGGAGTCTACCTTTACTTCTGAATATGATATCCAGCAGAAGTTGATCAAAAAGCTGGATATCAAGGAGGACCGCTATATTTCCTTTGCAGTAGAATGCGAAGATCCTGAACTGGAATGCGATAGAGTTCAGGATAAAATAGCTGAGTTTGCAGGGATTGATATTTGTATTCTGGGCATTGGAATCAATGGACATATAGCCCTAAACGAACCGGCAGCCTTTCTACAGCCTGACTGTCATGTAGCCAAACTACATTCTGTTACCCTTGAAAGTGGGATGATTGAGCAAGTAGGAGTTCCGCTTTCTCAAGGGATGACTTTGGGCGTTGGCAATATTTTGGCTTCCAAAATGGTCATTCTTTTTGTCACCGGAAAAGGTAAAAAGCCAGCTTTGGACAAGCTTTTAGAAGGGAAAATCAGGACAGACTTGCCTGCATCTCTACTTTGGTTGCATCCGAATGCGCATGTGATTGTGGACAGGAAATCGATGAGTTGA
- a CDS encoding MATE family efflux transporter, translated as MSSPSDLSQGNLIRSLFSLAWPIIMANILQTAYQLIDTFWLGRLGANAVAAVSISFPILFLVLSLGAGLTLAGTVIVSQYKGAKDQRMIDYSASQTVFVIFLVSTLLAFLGYGVASPLMNLVGAGPETLDDSVKYFQVSSFGFVFLFMFFTFQSLMRGIGNVKMPMYIVLGTVLLNLVLDPLFIFGWGAIPGFGVSGAAVASVITQGLSALVGLLILFRGKKGIKIRVQDMKPDIAWIKRMIELGIPASLEQSSRSAVLTVLVMLVTSFGSGVVAAYGIGARILSLVIVPAQGLAMATTTMVGQNIGASRIKRAESVGNLSVKIAFFGLTGIGMLMFVFAETLTAFFVPNDPQVIKEGATFIRIMAPSFGLLGVNQVLNGLFNGARFTQASLLISIFSLWIVRFPTAFVLSQKTALTYEGIWWAFPISNFIAALVAFIYYKTGHWKVRTIRHRGDWLGTGIG; from the coding sequence ATGAGTAGTCCATCCGATTTGTCACAAGGGAATTTGATCCGCAGCCTTTTTTCTTTGGCTTGGCCTATTATCATGGCAAACATTCTTCAGACAGCTTATCAGCTGATTGATACTTTTTGGCTGGGAAGATTAGGAGCAAATGCTGTGGCGGCGGTGAGTATCAGTTTTCCGATTTTGTTTTTAGTACTGTCACTAGGCGCAGGGCTTACACTTGCCGGTACGGTGATTGTCAGTCAATACAAAGGAGCCAAAGACCAGCGAATGATAGATTATAGTGCCTCTCAGACGGTGTTTGTGATCTTTTTGGTTTCTACCCTACTGGCTTTTTTGGGGTATGGGGTAGCATCCCCTCTGATGAACCTGGTGGGAGCAGGTCCGGAGACCTTAGATGATTCGGTGAAGTACTTTCAGGTTTCTTCTTTTGGCTTTGTCTTTTTGTTTATGTTTTTCACTTTCCAATCCCTGATGCGGGGGATTGGAAATGTGAAAATGCCCATGTATATCGTGCTGGGGACGGTTTTATTGAATTTGGTTTTGGATCCCTTGTTTATTTTCGGCTGGGGGGCGATTCCAGGATTTGGAGTATCAGGAGCTGCAGTGGCCAGTGTGATTACCCAAGGATTGTCCGCTTTGGTAGGGTTGTTAATTTTATTCAGGGGTAAAAAAGGGATTAAAATCCGGGTGCAGGACATGAAGCCGGATATCGCCTGGATAAAGCGCATGATTGAGCTGGGGATTCCTGCCAGTCTGGAGCAGTCTTCACGCTCTGCTGTGCTCACGGTGCTAGTGATGTTGGTAACCAGTTTTGGAAGCGGAGTGGTGGCCGCCTATGGTATTGGGGCGAGGATTTTGAGTTTGGTAATCGTTCCGGCTCAAGGATTGGCTATGGCTACTACTACCATGGTCGGGCAAAATATAGGAGCTTCCAGAATCAAGCGAGCCGAAAGTGTGGGAAATCTGAGTGTGAAAATTGCTTTCTTTGGACTCACTGGAATCGGGATGTTGATGTTTGTTTTTGCGGAGACTTTGACGGCGTTTTTTGTGCCCAATGATCCTCAGGTAATCAAGGAAGGTGCGACCTTTATCCGGATCATGGCGCCGAGTTTCGGGCTTTTGGGTGTAAATCAGGTATTAAACGGCCTGTTTAATGGAGCGAGGTTTACACAAGCTTCTTTACTGATCTCCATTTTCAGCTTATGGATTGTGCGTTTTCCCACTGCTTTTGTTCTTTCTCAGAAAACTGCGCTTACCTACGAGGGCATTTGGTGGGCCTTTCCTATCTCCAATTTCATTGCAGCCTTGGTAGCTTTTATCTATTATAAAACCGGACATTGGAAAGTAAGAACGATCCGGCATAGAGGAGATTGGCTGGGTACGGGTATAGGCTAG
- a CDS encoding calcineurin-like phosphoesterase family protein has protein sequence MFRRRDFIKTLGLSSVGYLGFQESVLAKNDAQYGSKSFQSIRIRGRVLEDGKEIYRVAVSDGRSVVLTNSSGEFELYSASDRDFVFISIPSGYQIEKQENGSALFFQKIDKTNPDQHLGFNLVKSEIKDENHHFLLLSDTQIQNEYEANQLLTVAAPDVQKTIRGLNDPNLFGIGCGDLVFDHLALFKEYNESVKMYDTPFFQVIGNHDMDLGVRSDALSNKTFKGHFGPNYYSWNRGEVHYVVLDDVFFIGSKYIGYIAEEQLAWLEQDLAQVEKGKTVVVSLHIPTYTGAVTRYPERDTIGGTVSNREHLYKILEGYKVHILSGHTHFNDNMINGHVYEHCHGTVCGAWWSGPICFDGTPSGYAVYEARGSELKWQYKGTGLDIQEQFRVYDQGYHSDFPEYMSINCWNYDPEWEISWFENGIKKGSPEKITALDPWSVELHTGPELPKRRTWVEPQLNDHMFFFKPESKENLHIEVKDRFGKVYTKKV, from the coding sequence ATGTTTCGGAGAAGAGATTTTATCAAAACACTGGGGCTAAGCTCTGTTGGCTACCTGGGTTTCCAAGAATCAGTTTTAGCAAAAAATGATGCCCAGTACGGCTCTAAATCCTTTCAATCCATACGCATCCGGGGTCGTGTATTAGAGGATGGCAAAGAAATATACCGGGTGGCTGTTTCAGATGGGAGATCCGTAGTACTTACCAACTCGTCCGGAGAATTTGAACTCTATTCAGCTTCGGATCGGGATTTTGTGTTTATCTCCATTCCTTCAGGCTATCAGATCGAAAAGCAGGAGAATGGCTCAGCATTATTTTTCCAAAAAATAGACAAGACCAATCCGGATCAACACTTGGGCTTTAACCTGGTGAAATCAGAAATCAAAGATGAAAATCACCACTTTTTATTGCTTTCTGATACGCAGATCCAGAATGAATACGAAGCGAATCAATTGCTCACAGTAGCTGCACCAGACGTACAAAAGACTATACGAGGCCTAAACGACCCGAATTTGTTTGGAATAGGGTGTGGGGATTTGGTTTTCGATCATTTAGCCCTTTTCAAGGAGTATAATGAGAGCGTGAAAATGTACGATACTCCGTTTTTTCAAGTGATAGGCAACCATGATATGGACTTGGGAGTCCGTTCGGATGCCTTGAGCAATAAGACTTTTAAAGGTCACTTTGGACCGAACTATTACTCTTGGAACAGGGGAGAAGTGCATTATGTAGTGCTGGATGATGTGTTTTTTATTGGCAGCAAATACATAGGATACATTGCTGAGGAGCAGCTAGCCTGGCTAGAGCAAGATCTAGCACAGGTGGAAAAAGGGAAGACCGTGGTGGTTTCTCTGCATATCCCAACCTATACCGGTGCAGTGACTAGGTACCCTGAGCGGGATACCATTGGAGGTACGGTGAGTAATCGGGAGCATTTGTATAAAATACTAGAAGGCTATAAGGTGCACATTCTTTCCGGACACACGCACTTCAATGACAACATGATCAATGGGCATGTATATGAGCATTGCCATGGTACAGTATGCGGAGCTTGGTGGTCAGGGCCGATCTGTTTTGATGGCACTCCAAGCGGGTATGCAGTCTATGAGGCCAGGGGATCAGAGTTAAAATGGCAATATAAGGGTACAGGGCTGGATATACAGGAGCAGTTTAGAGTTTATGATCAGGGATACCACTCGGATTTTCCCGAATACATGAGTATCAATTGCTGGAATTACGATCCGGAATGGGAAATATCCTGGTTTGAAAATGGAATCAAAAAGGGCAGTCCTGAGAAAATCACGGCATTGGATCCCTGGAGTGTAGAGTTACATACCGGTCCTGAACTACCCAAAAGAAGAACCTGGGTGGAGCCCCAGCTGAATGACCACATGTTCTTTTTTAAACCTGAGTCAAAAGAGAATTTGCACATTGAAGTGAAGGATAGATTTGGTAAGGTATATACGAAGAAAGTGTAA
- a CDS encoding tryptophan 2,3-dioxygenase family protein — protein sequence MDSSQFDPKILDKIDQLQKKFKASGQDMLSYLEGLHYADYLTYWDYINLDVLLSLQQPKTSFPDEKIFIIYHQITELYFKLIISEMEQIADKQDIKEGYLMVKLERINMYFDHLISSFAMMWKGMEQEQFLKFRMSLLPSSGFQSAQYREIELMATDAFNLVALDKRADPDFHIPTDEIFENLYWQQGAIELATGEKTLTLKNFEAKYSKKLMDLIDTYRRKNLWHRYMDIGNPSRELTEEMKKFDLKANVFWPLAHYKSAVRFLQRDPVDIAATGGTNWQKYLPPRFQKVIFFPELWTEQEKEDWGKGWVVKEIFGEE from the coding sequence ATGGACTCCTCTCAATTTGATCCCAAAATCCTAGACAAAATAGACCAACTGCAGAAGAAGTTTAAAGCTTCCGGACAAGACATGCTTTCCTACCTGGAGGGGCTGCATTATGCAGATTACCTGACGTATTGGGATTATATCAATTTGGATGTTTTGCTCTCACTTCAGCAGCCCAAGACTTCATTTCCGGATGAAAAAATCTTTATCATTTACCATCAGATCACTGAGCTCTATTTTAAGTTGATTATATCTGAAATGGAACAAATAGCTGATAAACAAGATATTAAAGAGGGTTATTTGATGGTGAAGCTGGAAAGGATCAATATGTATTTTGATCATCTGATCAGCTCCTTTGCTATGATGTGGAAGGGAATGGAGCAGGAGCAGTTTTTGAAATTCAGGATGTCTTTGCTGCCCTCCAGTGGCTTCCAAAGTGCGCAATATAGAGAGATAGAACTGATGGCTACGGATGCTTTCAACCTGGTAGCACTGGACAAAAGAGCTGACCCTGATTTTCATATTCCCACTGATGAAATTTTTGAAAATCTCTATTGGCAACAAGGAGCCATAGAATTGGCCACTGGAGAAAAGACACTGACGCTGAAAAACTTTGAAGCCAAATACAGCAAGAAGCTGATGGATCTGATCGATACTTATCGGAGAAAAAATCTTTGGCATCGCTATATGGATATTGGCAATCCTTCCCGTGAACTTACCGAGGAAATGAAAAAGTTTGATCTCAAAGCCAATGTATTTTGGCCTTTGGCTCACTATAAATCTGCGGTTCGTTTTCTACAGCGCGACCCGGTGGATATAGCGGCCACTGGAGGGACCAATTGGCAGAAGTATCTGCCTCCTCGTTTTCAGAAGGTGATATTTTTCCCGGAATTATGGACAGAACAGGAAAAAGAAGATTGGGGAAAAGGCTGGGTAGTGAAGGAGATTTTTGGGGAAGAGTAG
- a CDS encoding acyl-CoA dehydrogenase family protein, which yields MESISSKQSRKPDLFEGVDFLEIDDLLSEEHKLIRGAIRDFVKKEISPFIEDWAQRAYFPSEIVKKFGEVGAFGPQIPTEYGGGGLDYISYGLIMQEIERGDSGMRSTASVQGSLVMYPIYKFGSEEQRKKYLPKLGSGEMLGCFGLTEPDHGSNPSGMTTHFKDMGDHYLLNGAKMWISNAPEADIAVVWAKNEAGRIHGLIVERGMEGFSTPETHGKWSLRASCTGELVFQDVKVPKENLLPGKSGLGAPLMCLDSARFGIAWGSIGAAMDCYESSRRYASERIQFDKPIASFQLVQKKLSEMLTEITKAQLLAWKVGKMMNEGKAKTVHISMAKRNNVEMALNIAREARQIHGGMGITGEYPLMRHMMNLESVITYEGTHDIHLLILGNEITGIPAFG from the coding sequence ATGGAGTCAATTTCAAGTAAGCAGTCCAGAAAGCCAGATCTTTTTGAGGGTGTGGACTTTCTGGAGATCGATGATCTACTGAGTGAAGAGCACAAACTCATCCGGGGTGCTATCCGTGATTTTGTGAAAAAGGAGATCTCACCCTTCATCGAAGATTGGGCTCAGCGAGCTTACTTTCCTTCAGAAATCGTCAAGAAATTCGGAGAAGTCGGGGCTTTTGGCCCGCAGATTCCTACCGAATATGGTGGCGGGGGATTGGATTATATTTCCTATGGACTGATCATGCAGGAGATCGAGCGGGGCGATTCGGGCATGCGCTCTACAGCCTCCGTCCAGGGATCATTGGTGATGTACCCCATCTATAAATTTGGTTCTGAGGAGCAGCGCAAAAAGTATTTGCCCAAGTTGGGTTCAGGAGAAATGCTCGGATGCTTTGGCCTGACTGAGCCAGATCATGGATCTAACCCTAGCGGCATGACCACCCACTTCAAGGATATGGGCGATCACTACCTGTTAAATGGAGCCAAAATGTGGATTTCAAACGCCCCTGAAGCGGATATTGCCGTAGTCTGGGCAAAAAATGAAGCAGGTAGAATCCACGGACTGATCGTGGAGCGCGGCATGGAAGGCTTTTCCACTCCGGAGACACACGGCAAATGGTCACTACGGGCTTCATGCACAGGAGAACTGGTATTTCAGGATGTGAAAGTTCCCAAAGAAAACCTATTGCCAGGCAAGTCCGGCTTGGGGGCTCCGCTGATGTGCCTGGATTCGGCGCGATTTGGGATTGCCTGGGGCAGTATAGGCGCAGCCATGGACTGTTATGAGTCCTCCAGAAGGTATGCTTCTGAACGTATTCAGTTTGATAAACCCATTGCAAGTTTTCAGTTGGTTCAGAAGAAACTTTCAGAGATGCTCACCGAAATCACCAAAGCCCAGCTACTAGCTTGGAAAGTGGGTAAAATGATGAATGAAGGAAAGGCCAAAACTGTGCACATTTCCATGGCCAAGCGAAACAATGTGGAAATGGCCCTGAATATTGCGCGGGAAGCCCGACAGATTCATGGCGGAATGGGCATCACTGGAGAATATCCGCTGATGCGCCATATGATGAACCTGGAATCTGTGATCACCTATGAAGGTACCCATGATATTCACTTATTGATTTTGGGAAATGAAATCACGGGGATACCGGCTTTTGGGTGA
- a CDS encoding group II intron maturase-specific domain-containing protein, whose amino-acid sequence MSRKSKVRINGELRKLNFHNKTQRGIQDLATMLNPKIRGWVNQTCSITGNWGTN is encoded by the coding sequence ATGAGCCGAAAGTCCAAAGTGCGTATCAATGGGGAACTCCGAAAGCTAAATTTCCACAATAAAACCCAACGAGGTATTCAGGATTTGGCTACAATGCTGAATCCAAAGATCCGAGGATGGGTAAACCAAACCTGTTCTATCACTGGGAACTGGGGTACAAATTAG